In Odocoileus virginianus isolate 20LAN1187 ecotype Illinois chromosome 5, Ovbor_1.2, whole genome shotgun sequence, a single window of DNA contains:
- the SH2D2A gene encoding SH2 domain-containing protein 2A isoform X1 — translation MEFPLAQICPQGSREAPAVTFSTFQPLNLNRRSCQGPGLLLGPRLQAPEAGGLAPAGQAVAPLQAPGAACNPKDVGKDEVPREEALILQAETRAWFQKTQAHELLQHGAAPIWFHGFITRREAERLLETKPQGCYLVRFSESAVTFVLTYRSRTCCRHFLLAQLGDGRHVVLGEDSAHARLQDLLLHYTACPLSPYGETLTEPLARQAPEPAGLSLRTEESDFGSKSQDSQFQYSPILKNERSTAPTQKDGAGEPKQPSQPPRPKPPIPAKPQLQPEVYTSPAPRPRPTLPPKPSNPIYNEPDEPIDFYAMGRGSPGEAPSNIYAEVEVREPDSRSQDPHCILRHEVLRKCQSRPVLGSQNPGGQQLHSENSLAEQGPTVPHQPLPRWGHTLPHNLSRQVLQDRGQAWLPLGPPQ, via the exons ATGGAGTTCCCCCTGGCCCAGATATGCCCCCAAG GGAGTCGAGAAGCCCCCGCTGTAACCTTCAGCACCTTCCAGCCCCTGAACTTGAACCGCAGGAGCTGCCAGGGCCCGGGCTTGCTTCTGGGACCACGACTCCAGGCCCCCGAGGCGGGGGGCCTGGCCCCAGCTGGCCAGGCTGTG GCACCTCTCCAGGCCCCAGGAGCTGCCTGCAATCCAAAGGATGTTGGGAAGGACGAGGTGCCAAGGGAAGAAGCTCTGATCCTACAGGCTGAGACTCGGGCTTGGTTCCAGAAGACCCAGGCCCATGAGCTCCTACAGCACGGGGCGGCCCCCATCTGGTTCCACGGTTTCATCACCCGGAG AGAGGCCGAGAGGCTGCTGGAGACTAAGCCTCAGGGATGCTACTTGGTGCGTTTCAGCGAGAGCGCCGTGACCTTTGTGCTGACTTACAG GAGCCGGACTTGCTGCCGCCACTTCCTGCTGGCCCAGCTGGGGGACGGGCGCCACGTGGTGCTGGGCGAGGACAGCGCCCACGCGCGGCTGCAGGACCTACTGCTGCACTACACGGCCTGCCCGCTCAGCCCGTACGGGGAGACGCTCACTGAACCCCTCGCCCGCCAG GCTCCCGAGCCCGCAGGGCTGTCCCTAAGGACTGAAGAATCAGACTTTGGAAGCAAAAGCCAGGACTCACAGTTTCAGTATAGCCCGATTCTCAAAAACGAGCGAAGTACAGCCCCGACGCAGAAAGATGGAGCTGGGGAGCCAAAGCAG CCCTCCCAGCCGCCCAGGCCCAAGCCGCCCATCCCCGCCAAACCTCAGCTGCAGCCGGAAGTCTACACAAGCCCTGCTCCGAGACCCCGCCCAACCCTGCCCCCCAAGCCCTCCAACCCCATCTACAACGAACCTGATGAACCCATCGACTTCTACGCCATGGGCCGGGGCagccctggggaagcccccagcAACATTTATGCCGAGGTGGAGGTGAGGGAGCCTGATTCAAGGAGTCAGGACCCGCACTGCATCCTCAGGCATGAAGTCCTACGGAAATGCCAGTCCAGGCCTGTCCTAGGCAGTCAG AATCCAGGTGGCCAACAACTGCATTCTGAGAACTCCTTGGCTGAACAAGGCCCTACTGTGCCGCACCAACCCCTACCCCGCTGGGGGCACACTCTCCCCCACAACCTTTCTAGACAAGTGCTTCAGGACAGAGGACAGGCGTGGCTCCCCCTGGGGCCTCCTCAGTAG
- the SH2D2A gene encoding SH2 domain-containing protein 2A isoform X2, with product MEFPLAQICPQGSREAPAVTFSTFQPLNLNRRSCQGPGLLLGPRLQAPEAGGLAPAGQAVAPGAACNPKDVGKDEVPREEALILQAETRAWFQKTQAHELLQHGAAPIWFHGFITRREAERLLETKPQGCYLVRFSESAVTFVLTYRSRTCCRHFLLAQLGDGRHVVLGEDSAHARLQDLLLHYTACPLSPYGETLTEPLARQAPEPAGLSLRTEESDFGSKSQDSQFQYSPILKNERSTAPTQKDGAGEPKQPSQPPRPKPPIPAKPQLQPEVYTSPAPRPRPTLPPKPSNPIYNEPDEPIDFYAMGRGSPGEAPSNIYAEVEVREPDSRSQDPHCILRHEVLRKCQSRPVLGSQNPGGQQLHSENSLAEQGPTVPHQPLPRWGHTLPHNLSRQVLQDRGQAWLPLGPPQ from the exons ATGGAGTTCCCCCTGGCCCAGATATGCCCCCAAG GGAGTCGAGAAGCCCCCGCTGTAACCTTCAGCACCTTCCAGCCCCTGAACTTGAACCGCAGGAGCTGCCAGGGCCCGGGCTTGCTTCTGGGACCACGACTCCAGGCCCCCGAGGCGGGGGGCCTGGCCCCAGCTGGCCAGGCTGTG GCCCCAGGAGCTGCCTGCAATCCAAAGGATGTTGGGAAGGACGAGGTGCCAAGGGAAGAAGCTCTGATCCTACAGGCTGAGACTCGGGCTTGGTTCCAGAAGACCCAGGCCCATGAGCTCCTACAGCACGGGGCGGCCCCCATCTGGTTCCACGGTTTCATCACCCGGAG AGAGGCCGAGAGGCTGCTGGAGACTAAGCCTCAGGGATGCTACTTGGTGCGTTTCAGCGAGAGCGCCGTGACCTTTGTGCTGACTTACAG GAGCCGGACTTGCTGCCGCCACTTCCTGCTGGCCCAGCTGGGGGACGGGCGCCACGTGGTGCTGGGCGAGGACAGCGCCCACGCGCGGCTGCAGGACCTACTGCTGCACTACACGGCCTGCCCGCTCAGCCCGTACGGGGAGACGCTCACTGAACCCCTCGCCCGCCAG GCTCCCGAGCCCGCAGGGCTGTCCCTAAGGACTGAAGAATCAGACTTTGGAAGCAAAAGCCAGGACTCACAGTTTCAGTATAGCCCGATTCTCAAAAACGAGCGAAGTACAGCCCCGACGCAGAAAGATGGAGCTGGGGAGCCAAAGCAG CCCTCCCAGCCGCCCAGGCCCAAGCCGCCCATCCCCGCCAAACCTCAGCTGCAGCCGGAAGTCTACACAAGCCCTGCTCCGAGACCCCGCCCAACCCTGCCCCCCAAGCCCTCCAACCCCATCTACAACGAACCTGATGAACCCATCGACTTCTACGCCATGGGCCGGGGCagccctggggaagcccccagcAACATTTATGCCGAGGTGGAGGTGAGGGAGCCTGATTCAAGGAGTCAGGACCCGCACTGCATCCTCAGGCATGAAGTCCTACGGAAATGCCAGTCCAGGCCTGTCCTAGGCAGTCAG AATCCAGGTGGCCAACAACTGCATTCTGAGAACTCCTTGGCTGAACAAGGCCCTACTGTGCCGCACCAACCCCTACCCCGCTGGGGGCACACTCTCCCCCACAACCTTTCTAGACAAGTGCTTCAGGACAGAGGACAGGCGTGGCTCCCCCTGGGGCCTCCTCAGTAG